The genomic stretch GGCTCAGGAGAGGGTGCACCGCACTCCACATCAACACCTTCCTTCCGTCCAGCTCGTGCCCACCCACAGCCTAGCTATGGTGTGGCTATAGTTAGCTAGTTTGTCCGAACCCGCCACTACTCCTCCAGTTGCCAACTCCCCAAGAAAGCCTGCTTGCTCACCAAGACACGCCACAGCTTATCTTCCCCTTCCTTCCACAGCACAACGTACCTACCGCTATATATGCCCCTCGCCATGGAAGCCGAGCTCCTGCCTTCCCGGATACACGGCCGGGGAGGCCATGGATCAGGAACTCCAAGAGGCAGACGTCCTGTGGCCTCCAAACAACACCGAACACCATAGCGCCAACGACGACGACAGCACCAGCAACGAAGGCGACGTGGCAAGGGTGTCCTCGCCGGAGTTGTCCGCCCCGGTCGCCGTGCCTCCTCCACGGAAGCGCCGGTCTCGCTCCTGGAGGGCATCCGACCAGCCGTTCACCGACGGTACCagcggtgacgacggcgacgtCGTATGCACCAACGACGTGAAGAGGAACGTCCCGCCGCACGTCCTGGCtgagcggcggagaaggctcgccGGAAGGTCGACGGCGGCGTACTCCATGTGCGCCGGGAAAGGCAGGACGCTCAAAGGGCGGGACCTCCGGAACATCAGGAACCTTGTCCTCAAGATGACCGGATTCATCGAGAAATGAAAGGATTTAACACCGTGGATATAGTATTATTACTTCTACCAATTGTGAACGTCCATCAATGGACGTGTGTGAGAGTTTGTGGCAACCTCAAGTTTCAGCAAGAGCTCCGCTCAAGAAAGAAGAAAGGCGTGAGTTGTAATAACTCTTTGTTTAATTTATTGATTTTATTTAGTTTTGTTGTATAGTGCCAGTAGCTATATATAGTAGCCCACTCAACAATAAATGGATGTAGCTAAGAAACAGACCAAAAGGATTAAAATGCCAACTGGTATAAGATTTACTACTAGCTATGGAAATCACTAATGTGTGTAAATCTTGTGTAAGATAATTAAGATTGGGCTATAGCATATATATAGTGATCACTATTTGAATCACATGTTAACAAAAAGAATGAGAAGACGATAGTAtaccaaaaagaaaaagaaaaaagaacatTGAACATGTTTTCTATTACATCCGTTTCAAAATATATGccctttttttttctaaaaaggcttatatttcggAACGGAGGAACTACTTTTTAAACCTCGGTCGGATTTTGGTCGATGAATCTTGTCAGATCATTCTAATCATCTCCTACAGATTATGTATTAACTTCCCACCCCTAAACCTGAACCCATCCCTCATCTCCTTCACATGTGCAATTGTTGTCGCCGACTCCGTCATGTGAGCAGAAACCCTTCGTCGAAGGAAACCCACCCTTATGTTGTCGTCCTCCTGGGCGACATAGGGGAACCCAACCTTCTCACCATCATCGGGCCCTTCTCCCCTCCCCAACCCTCACCATCACTGGAGGAGGCCATCTAACACCGACATCGACGGGGCGTTCTCCATTTTCCATTTTACCTCGAACTAGCACCTTCTCCTATCCCCACACATCCGAACATGATCTGATCTGCTGGCTGGCCGAGAGAACCAGGTCAAGATCCTGGCACCGATCAGGCGCATGGGAAATCATTGTGACAAGGTAACAGTTGTGGCACCACCGCGTCCCAATTAATATCGCAGTGTGCGTCGAGCAAAAGCCTTGTTGGCCAGGGATTTTACCATGACGCTAACAGAGGTGGGTATGTCAAGGTGGATCAAAGGCCACATGATATCCATCTTCATATTGAGTGACACCTctaggtgatggtggtgatgttaGAAGAAGGTCGGATTGGCCTAACTTGGAGAAATATGTGTGTCGGACGGTCAGCATTTTACAGCAGTGACCACGTTGAGTGGGGCGGTGACACTTGTGAACTCCGCTCTTGGTTGTATTAGTTTCCGGTGGTTGTACTTGACAATGTTAGCTTCCTAGTCGTTTTCCAAGTTGAAGGTATTGTTTAGAGACTGAACCTTCACGAGGGTGAAAACTCAAGATCTGACAATGGTTGGACCGGACGACAATGGTGTTTTCGCATTTTTACCTTCCTAAAGGTGTTTTTTTGAAGAATATTTTTAGGAATCTAGATGTTGTCACCATCGGTGGTGCTTTTTCTGCTCGAGCATCTATTTTCTTCGATGTGgcctttattttctgtttcttctaTTGGAAAAAATACTCCCACCATGTTATCTTTTTCGAGTTGCCAAGAATGTAGTCCCATTGCCTCATCAATTCATAGGACACGCCATTTGATAACATAGATGGAGAAGAATCTTGTGTGTGACATGTGGCTCATAGTTTTCCAAATTGAACCAATATTGAGAAATTCATGTGAGAATTAGTGAAAAATTGATTGACGAAACCCAAAAGGCCAAAACTAGATGACCATACATCACTAGAGTTCTCAAAAGCACCGCAATTAGTGAAAAGCAACCCTTTTGGGTTATCTTAGTTGAAAACATAAAGGGAGGAAAGTAATATTTCCATTTCATCCCTGTTTCTAATATTTCTGTGAGACCTCGAAAATTGTGACAATCACACACAACACATCTATTACATTCATCTTTATTTGGTTTTGTTTTGAGTGTTGTCCATCTAGATTTTTATCAACTTGTCTTTCTCCCTAGAATTTCAAATATGTCGGGTGGATGGCTACAAGGGTTGTGGAATGCTACAGTGTCAAAGTCTAGCAGGAGCATTTGTGTTGTCTTTAATATTTCGCTCTGCATGCCCTTTTTTTCTAACAACATATTTCATAATGTGCGAACCAACCGGTCTTTCAATGTGCCACTTTGTTGTGATTGTTTGCGTTATTCCAAAGATTAGAGTGAGCGGTGGCAGAGCATGCAATTAGACGTTGTCCTAATAGAGATATTCACTGACCCTAGGTGATGTCAGAATTTATGTGCCTAATTATACTTATCTGCTACTTTCTCTTCAACGTTCAGTTCTTGTGTTTAGGTTTTGTTATCAGGAGATACTTTGTAATACTTGAGCCTTGTCGGGCTATGTGCATCACTTTATAAAAACGTTGGGAGCTCAACAATTAATAATCCTTTTTTGAATGAAATATTCGTATACTCATATATATAAATATGCTGATAGATGGTGGCGATCTATTCATCTTTGATTCATCAATTGTTGGATCTCGGACGAACATTTGTAATGAAGAGAGCCGCACATAGATGGTTAAATCTGGtaaaaaaatgatattttattGAATATAATTATCTTTCTTAAATACATGTGATTAAACAAATTTTAATTCAAAGCACCGCCGGGTACCACGAAGTGACATCACCATTGTAGCCGGCGAAAGGCCTTTGCATCCATTCTCATGTTGACTTCGTGTGAAACTTGGGTGAGGGTCTTTTCACAATATTTTGACCAtgccctctatagtttttggtatAATCAAGGATGACGCCCGACTTTGGAAAAAAATGGAGTACTAATTTGTCTAATTTAAACAAGATTATTGATTAGTGCAGTTTCATtcttaccctccttgatgacaatGAGGAGCAAAGAGATTTATCAATTATTGAGAAAAAACTTCAGAAGAAATTTTCGATTTCACGCTCGAAAATGTCTTGATGCTAAAATGATAAAATGGAAAAATAGAGAAAAGATCAGATGGGCAAAATTGGGAGATGAAAAATTTAAAATAATGTCATGTTGTAGGTACCCAAAATTTCAGAAGAAATATTATCACTTATATCAAGCTGAAGATGGATCTCTAGCATATAACCACAACCATAATCCGGATATTATATGGAATTCACATAAGAACAAATTAGGTATATCTTTAAATACTAATATTCTTCAACTTATTTGATATTATTCGGTTACATGATTTAGTCGGTCGTTTCCGTGCCGTCCGATCGGGATCCGATGTCCGGAATTAGTTTAAATGTAGTTTTACATTTGCCACCCTCCCTTTTCTGGAAATCAACCCGTAGTCCAGATATTCCACTTTAAAACGACAGAGCACCCCTAATGTgaagagtattacaacaaaagtcCTCTCTCTGTGTACAAAAAATATATACCATTACAATATAATTGACGTAATATTTTTAAAAAGTATTGTTACAAAAAAGTTTAAAGAGCAATATTTTACAGCAGATTTGGTTACAACAAAAAACATCAATAAATTTAAAAAATTCACCAATATAATTACAAAAAATATACTATTACAATAAAAAATATTTGTACAACAAATCactaatatatttacaacaataattaaaaataaaaccAATAAAAAATTTGGGTGTTGACAACAATACTCCAAcactaaaaaattcacatgtcaaaaatatatttacaacaaagcATCAATATATTAACAATAAAACCAAAAAGTTGATGTTCACAACAATACTAACAATGATTCGAACAAAGAACAACAATTTCACCACTAATCATTATATGTACCGTACATACATTTACAACAAACTatcaatatatttacaataataattaacaacaaaaataacttttttttatttgggtgtttacaataatAGTCAGTTTTCTATGCAAGAAGTATCTTTACAATAAATCAGtaacatatttacaacaatagttaataaTAAAAAACAATAAATAATTTTGGCGTTTACAACAAATAGTCAGCAACAGTTTTAACGGGACAACAACAATTCCCATGTCAAaactatatttacaacaaatcaccaatatatttacaataaaaaattaacaacaaaacaacaacaaaaaaacgtATCCGCATCCCACACCACCTTGGCCATTTCCTCTCCTCTAATATCTCCTACgccggcggcagctccgtcgACAACACTCACCGGGGGTCGCTCGCCGGGGGGACCAGGGGCCGCTCGCCGGGAGGAGCAGGGGCCGCTCGCCGGGGAGAAGCAGAGGCGGCATGCTCGCCGGGGGAGGAACAGGGGCTCCCGGGGGAGGAGAAGGGCTTGAGGCTCGCCGGGGGTCGCTCGCCGGGGGGAGCAGGGGCCGCTCGCCGGGAGGAGCAAGGGCCGCTCGCCGGGGAGCGGCATGCTCTCCGGGCGGCGCACTCGCCGGGGAGGAACAGGGGCTCATGGGGGAGGAGAAGGGCGTGAGCTCGCCGGGGGAGGAGCAAGGCGGCGCGCTCGTCTGGGAGGAGCTAGGAAGGCGCGCACCATGGGGGTGGAGCtggggcggcggcgcgctcgATGGGGCAGGAGCCATCTTCGTTGGAGGTAGTCAACGACCGATTTTTGTGAGTTATCGGTGGGTTGATCCAAAGcgttttcctttctctttggaTGAAATTGAGGTCGTAATGAAGGAGAT from Lolium rigidum isolate FL_2022 chromosome 4, APGP_CSIRO_Lrig_0.1, whole genome shotgun sequence encodes the following:
- the LOC124706002 gene encoding uncharacterized protein LOC124706002, with amino-acid sequence MDQELQEADVLWPPNNTEHHSANDDDSTSNEGDVARVSSPELSAPVAVPPPRKRRSRSWRASDQPFTDGTSGDDGDVVCTNDVKRNVPPHVLAERRRRLAGRSTAAYSMCAGKGRTLKGRDLRNIRNLVLKMTGFIEK